Below is a genomic region from Zea mays cultivar B73 chromosome 9, Zm-B73-REFERENCE-NAM-5.0, whole genome shotgun sequence.
gtatgatgaagggttttcacccttatcaccttgtgagtgggataatcagggactccctggtttaggggagggcctaaggtgatggctcagctggtttaggcgtgagcagaaggattgtcccctcgtataaggaccggtttgtcatctttcactacctgtactcatgacaagtacaaccactcgagactgtgtgggcagtcactcaatctgaactcgtacggtccaaccccagggttatgaaggctggggagcaccgggaggataaggagggggaaagttttgtccggtttggacatggtggtggactgactccttccggataaccgttaaggttaggacgtgcggggaaagaaagagattcggatttggatctcactgatcatgagatcgcaaagccggactagtgggtaaagtgtacacctctgcgcagagtttgaaaacctattcgaatagtctgtgtccacaggaatggacgagtctggtgtggtatggcaattagtgttttgttttccaaaaaaaaggtgcgtttgagaaaagtggtttttaaaaggaccggtggttgagccgtgagctatggtggacgggaagtccagtagctatttttgaaaatgaaaaccagtgggaaactgctgagatacctggatggtttagtccaggggattttgttctaatattgaaaaacttcctgctccttttggagaggatgcgctttgcaaaatacaaaatgtttttcaaaacaaccctgcataaaatattgctgtttctgcaaatatcctgagctctacatattccatgcattatatctgatttccccattccgcgggtgaaggtgggctgctgagtatgtttgtactcacccttgcttatttgttgtttttcagaaaaaggaaatcgggtaagagttacgactgttcccaaccttgcctgtggctgttggaccgccgatttgcttcgctgcgtatatcgggctgcttcagccccactctgatgatatgtcccgagttgtggaccaactcttaaagttgatcgccacctttataggtttgttccgtttaagcagatctgaaatcatctgttgtataaatgtgtttactagccccatgggactagtaattgtatcacatttgagtcctagaggattggggcgcttctgtTCAACATTATAGCAGTTCCTGGACGTTCTTACTCTCAATGTACTCTTGGTTTGATCATGCGTGCATGTGTCATTTTGCACAATATGATCATCGATGACGAGCATGATGCCGATTTAGACGAGACATATGAGACAGTCGATTCTACAGTCGGCCCGTCGATCTACTACAATGCAACCCCGAGCCTAGCAGCTAGGATTCAAATGGACAACGAGATGACGGACACATCGATGTATACACAACTACTAAATGATTTGGTTGAACATGTATGGGGACATAATAATCATTAGACATAATTTTCTGAGCGTTGAAATAAATCCGCGTGAATTACTTAATTCTGAAATAGAAAAGCTGATGTGGCTatagcctgaggctgtagcctgctGCAGCCTGTGCACTGGAGCAGCAGAGGCGAGAGCGGAGGCgagagctgacgtggcaggggcgagaGGGAGGCTGTGCACTGGACTCAGCCTAAGTGTATGTTATCAGATGAAACAAATGTTCACAGTTtcatgaaaagaaaagaaaaggcggTTGGATTCATGGCACAGATTACATAAACTAAAACACTATCGGATACTGGAACATAGATTTAAGATCCACGTAATATACTTTACACTTCGTAGCTGTTGTACTTTCCTTCTAATTTTACAAAATAAGCATACACGGTTTCTCATATAACCTTTTTCCCAAAGAAAAAATCCCAAATAGTACAGAATGGTCAATGGTTTTGGCTTAGAGTTCTCGTGTACACAATAGAAAAGAAACCGTGCTAAAACTGCAGATTAATTTAAGCACAAAAGTACGTGAGGGGGAACTATATACCGACCGATCGAGGAAACTGGTCCTCGAGCGTGTGTGCATGGTGGTGGCATCTGGTCTGAGATGGTGGAATTCAGAAGAACACCCACTTGAACGCCGTCTTCTCCTTCATGGTTTTGGAGTGGAcgagctcgccgccgccgtccccgGTGTGCCGCCGCTTCTCCGCCCCGACGAGCCTGGACAGGAACCTCCcgatcttcttcctcctcacctCCGCCTTCCCCCTCGCCGGTTGCGCCGCCTCGTCTCGCCTccctgccgctgccgccgccgccgttggCGGCGGCTTCTTACTAGCAGAGGTCGGCATCAGCGGCTGCGAGAAGGCGGCGGCGTCGGcgaaggaggaggaggcggcgtCGGCGAAGGAGGAGCCGGCGACAACGTGGACCGAGCTGACGTCCGCGGAGAGCGCGGCGCGGTGGCGCGGCGGGGACGAGCCGCCGGAGGAGCACGCGGATGTGGTCGCCGAGGAAGAGGATGAGGAGGCGCGCCTGGTGGTGGGGgccgccgaggcggaggcggagagGCGCGCGAGGTGGTCGCGGAGGCAGTACGGGCAGACGCCTTTGGACGTGCGGTGGTCCGGGTGCCGATTGCACCGGTCCTCCCACTCTGATCGCCGCATGGCCGAAGTGCCGAACCGCCGGGCGCTGTCTCTGTGCTTCGGCCTAGTACGGCGAGGAAGTGAAGTCGCGGCGTCCGTTGAgacgagagagaggggagagggaggactGGGAATGGTTGTTGAGATTAAAAAAAAGGGGGGGCCGGGGACGCGTTAATGGTTGTCGTGTCAGTTGAGATAAAAAGGGCGGGGGGCGCGTTCCGCGACCGCGAGGCGCAAGCCACGATGGATGATAGATCGGTTTTCTTCGGTTTTGGATTAAAAGCCGTGTTTGTGCTTCGTGGTTCGTTTTATGCCTCCTCCTCTGCGGCCATCGCTTGCACAAACATAGCAGTGAGTTATCTGCATGGCTAACGAGTAGAGTAATACCACATGTTCATACTATGTTCATACTGTTCGTTTGAGATAAACTGCTGCATCTGTAACTTAAAGAGACAGAAACACATAGAAGCAGTAGAATCTGATACGAATTAAGGATTAAAGTCAAGCGAATAGATAAAAAGGATCACAGTGAGTAGTGACGCAGTCGACAGAGGATAGACGGGAAGCGAACGACACAGAGAATCTAAGCGCGGCCCACGCACAGCGGACGGCCAAAAGAAGCTCGTCTCGTAGCTTCCGGTCACCTCGATAGAGATTAGAGACGTAAGTGCGGAAAAGGAAAAAAACACGCTCGAAAGATGGGAAAGATATGGCCCGCGAGCCCAACCGCGTGGACGACGAGTGGCCGTGGGCGACGCGTCACTCGCACGGTGGACTTGACTGGTCAGCTACGCAGCTCTCTGATGCGCGCGTGTGCCTCGCGCCCGGCCGTGCGCCGTACGGGTCGGGCCGGGCGGCACCGGAACCGGATGGTGGTGGAATTTGGCTGCCGCTGCGCCGTGTTCGGGCGTGGGTTCAGACTTGATCAGACATTCGGGGGCCACTGATCATCATAGACTACAGTGCCAGTACGGTGGACTGGACCGCTACCGCTAGATCATTTGGTAGGTAGGTCGCCGGGACAACGACCGGGACGCGTCACCCGTGCGCTCGGAACGGGGAACGCCATGCTGTTTTGCGGTAGCACGAGTGCGAGGCGCGAGCCGCTTACGCTTGTCGTCGTGCTAGCTGCTCGTTGGCGTTCGCTTTCGCCGTCCCGTCCCGCCACGGCATTGTCGGCGACGGCGAGCCACCTGTTGCCTCCCAATTCCATCAAATTGACGTGCATTCATGTTTATTGGAAGAAAACAAAAAAGACGAGAGCGAGGCTGGTCAATGTCCGGGGATCTTGGGCGTGCCGGCCGATGCAATTAATTGCGGCGCATATTTGTGTACTCTGATATAAATTGTTAGCTACAACTAAGGAATGAAGAAGAGGAGAGATCTAGGGTAgggaagaatgagagaaagacgaAGGTAGCAAAGAGAGGAGAACGAAGGCAACAGTAAGCAATTCTATTCCGTATTCAGAAAATCCTCCCCTTGCCCAAGGCATACGGCCACTACTTACGAGAAGCCTCACAAGCAGGGACACTGTCCCACGATACAGACGCACACACGCCAGACAGTGACCATGTGTCGGCTTTTCGCCGCGAACGTGTTGGTGCGTCCTTCAGCACTTGCGTGTATGTACTGTAGGGCTCTAGACGGACCGATGTAGGATACTACATAGATCACACATCCCAAAAGGCCCAAATGGCAGATAACTCATAACTGGGCTTTTGACTAAAAGCTTTGTGCAAAGTACGATTTTCGGGCTATAACCTAGCCCATGGGTCACGTTCTCTCGGCATATTTTGGGATAAGTCCTAATGGGACAATAGCAAGAAAGTCAGGTTGTTGGTTGTGCAGCCAACCTGCTAATCAGCGGAGACGGCTGGGTTGCAAGTCGCTTCTACATCCGTCGTTCGGAATTTCGCAACAGATAACGCTTTTATACATGTGTGGTAGTCGCTAACAAGATCACGAGCAGCATACCAGCCATAAATTCGAACATGAAAAATAGAAAGAGCCCCGCTAGTCAACATACCATTTGCTGGTGTATTCGCCCCGCTAGTCCCCGTGCGAAAAAGTAGCAAAGCCGATCACCATCACCGGCGACTGACTACCAAGAAGTAGTAGAAAGAAGTCACATTTGTCACGAAGAAGATCAAGTAGTCGTGTCGAAGGCGTTGCAACAAAATTGATTGTCGATCTTCACCAAATGTTAGGATCTAGATAACTAGATGGTGGTTAAATAGCGTATAAAATGTTTCCACAAAAACACAACTTAATTAGAGCAAAGTAGTTACTATAAAACTTGATCCTAACTAGCCTCTACTTTGCACCAACTCTATCCCATTACAAGCAAACCTCTTAATCAATTCTAGTAGCTTGGTCTCTAAGTCAATCTCAAACAAACAAACAAGCTACACTAGCAAGAAAGAGCTACAACTATTAAAGCTACTAAACGCGAGCAACTAAGCTAGTTACAACTACATTACTACTAAGCTAGCTACTCAGGCAACTAACACACTAACAAGTAAAGCTAATAATGTAAATACAAGTGTGGCAATGAGCAGACCAAACATGACAATAGAGGTAAAATAATATTTATTGCTAAGGTTCGATTGCTTGCCAACAACTTGCATCCTTGTGTGGCGAAATCAAGGCTTCAACGTATGGTAGAGGATAAGGAGCATAAAGAGATCTTTGAATTACTCTATCTTCATGAGTCATAACATTTATGTAAtggttttgtaatattattaagaCTCTGGATATTTGATGGTTCATGTAATGAACTTTATATGAAGTCGATTGCACTATTTTTTTCACAAAGGTGAATGTTTACCTATATAGATTTGAACCATGAAGCCATTGCAAGCTCCAAACTTAATTTGCCTTTTGTTATCTATGATTGTGTGATGGATATGTGACTTAGATAATTTAAACTTATAACTGGTTACCTTATATTGTGATATATGACTTAGAAGCTAAACATGTGATGTGTGCCATGTTGTAATCTATCTTATTTACTATAATCTGTTACTTAGGCCATGTCCAAAACCCTAGAGCTAATCGTTAGCCAACTAATAAGTTGTTAGCCGAATTGGCTGGCTAACTATTATCTAAGGGTTCTAAACCTGAAGCTAATAGATTGTTGTGATAAGCTAAATGTCCTCACTACCCATGTCGCCTTTTCCGATAAGCTAATAGATAGAAATGGCCAGGAACAATTTGGTCATCAACCACCTATTAGCTGGTTTTTAGCTAGGTTCAGGCAACTAGCAACTAATGACTATTTTCAAGTATAGCTAACAATTAATTGGTACATTAGCAGATCTATTCTAAATCTTTTAGCTAATTTTAGCCGCTAACAATTAGTTTTATAGGGTTTGGAACAAGGCCTTATCTACTTAGAAGCTGAACTTTTGACTTGAAGATATACATGTTATTATGAATTGATGGAAGGTGTTTGGCCGCTTTAATACCCTTGCCAAACATAGGCACCATTTCTTTCGGCTTCTGGCATTCTATACGTCAGAATCGACTTCGTCCGTCAAACGTTCCTCTTTCCGGTTCGCTTTTTGTGAGAATCGCTCATGTAAAAATTGTCCATATCAACGTGGATGCATAATCTACTAAATCGACGCGACGGAAGGAATTTGTCGCTTTCTAAACCCTAAATCGTGCAAACTCATTTATCTTTCTCCCTACGTAAACTCCGTGATATTCATATTCCTAATACAGCTAAATTGTCTAGGAATCCAGATTTGCAGAAAAGCTGTTTAGAAAAAAAGTTGTTTAGAGGACATAGTGTGTCGGGCTCGACAACTCCGTGGTGTCGTGGCTGAATCTCAACCTGATCACATTGGCGCGGTACTGCAAGACCGACGTGTCTGATGAGGCTCTGCTTAGCCATCCCTTGTAGCCCGTTTGGACATAACTAATCCTCTTTTCCCGCCGTGCGATGGATGTCCGCTCGCTTTGCCGCGTTGGCCACTAGCTACTAGCTAGTGCAGGCGCCTTGTTGTGGAAACGAGCCCAATGTACAATGCAGCCGTAACATTGGTTTTACAGTAGAGAACGTATCTTGTGCGCAAGGAGCGTTGGTGCTCCCATGAGCAAAATCAATCCAGACCACACCCTCCACATCCAACGGTGCTGTGTCAGGGGGTTTTGTAAAATGTTCTTTGTAACTCTGTACATTTTACAAAAACCCCCCTGACGCAGCACCGTTGGATATGGAGGGTGTGGTCTGAATTGATTTTGCTCATGGGAGCAGCAGGGCTCCTTGCTCATAAGATATGGTGTCTTTACAGTAACCGTGCAGAGACCAAAAACCTCGCTCACTCCCAGTCCTGGGCGCCACTCGCACACCAGCTAAAGTTGAGGCTGGAGGCGTGATCCTCCGAGAAGAAGCCGGCCGCGCCGTCGCTGCCGACGACGTCCGAGCTGGCGAGCCATTCCTCCGTGAAGCCGTATCCGGCGCAGCAGCTCTTGTACGATTCGAAAGCGTACGTCGTCGGCCCGTGCTGCCACTTGGTCTCGAACACGGGGGGAGACGAGCAGCCCGTCGgtggcggcgccgccgccgccgatgcgGCCAAGAACGGCGCACCGAACCCGGCGAAGGCGCCCGGCTGCTCGAACGCCGCGCCGGAGTACGGCGACGCGTCCACGTCGTCGTTGAGGACCACGCTCGAGTCGCTGTCCGACGAGCCGTCCTTGCAGCCCCCCGCGGGCGGTGCCGGCGCGccggccgtcgtc
It encodes:
- the LOC100382983 gene encoding uncharacterized protein LOC100382983, which gives rise to MRRSEWEDRCNRHPDHRTSKGVCPYCLRDHLARLSASASAAPTTRRASSSSSSATTSACSSGGSSPPRHRAALSADVSSVHVVAGSSFADAASSSFADAAAFSQPLMPTSASKKPPPTAAAAAAGRRDEAAQPARGKAEVRRKKIGRFLSRLVGAEKRRHTGDGGGELVHSKTMKEKTAFKWVFF